A DNA window from Hordeum vulgare subsp. vulgare chromosome 1H, MorexV3_pseudomolecules_assembly, whole genome shotgun sequence contains the following coding sequences:
- the LOC123447983 gene encoding AP-1 complex subunit mu-2-like — MAGAVSALFLLDIKGRVLVWRDYRGDVTALQAERFFTKLLDKEGDAEVHSPVVHDGAGVSYTFIQHNNVFLLTAARQNCNAASILLFLHRLVDVFKHYFEELEEESLRDNFVVVYELLDEMMDFGYPQYTEATILSEFIKTDAYRMEVTQRPPMAVTNAVSWRSEGIRYKKNEVFLDVVESVNILVNSNGQIVRSDIIGALKMRTFLSGMPECKLGLNDRVLLEAQGRATKGKAIDLDDIKFHQCVRLTRFENDRTISFVPPDGAFDLMTYRLTTQVKPLIWVEAQVEKHSRSRIEIMVKARSQFKERSTGTNVEIEVPVPYDATNPNIRTSMGSAAYAPERDAMVWKIKSFPGGKEYMCRAEFSLPSITSEEATPEKKAPIRVKFEIPYFTVSGIQVRYLKVIEKSGYQALPWVRYITMAGEYELRLI, encoded by the exons ATGGCGGGGGCGGTGTCGGCGCTGTTCCTGCTCGACATCAAGGGCCGCGTCCTCGTCTGGCGCGACTACCGCGGCGACGTCACCGCGCTCCAGGCCGagcgcttcttcaccaagctgcTCGACAAGGAG GGCGACGCGGAGGTCCACTCGCCCGTCGTCCACGACGGCGCCGGCGTCTCCTACACCTTCATCCAGCACAACAACGTATTCCTCCTCACCGCCGCCCGCCAGAACTGCAATGCCGCCagcatcctcctcttcctccaccGCCTCGTCGAT GTGTTCAAGCATTACTTTGAGGAGTTGGAGGAGGAATCTCTGAGGGACAACTTCGTCGTCGTG TACGAGTTGCTTGACGAGATGATGGACTTCGGGTATCCGCAATACACGGAGGCAACGATCCTGAGTGAGTTCATTAAGACGGATGCCTACAGGATGGAGGTCACCCAGAGGCCACCCATGGCGGTCACGAACGCGGTGTCATGGAGGAGCGAGGGGATTCGTTACAAGAAGAATGAA gtgttcttggatgtggtTGAGAGTGTCAACATCCTAGTTAACAGCAATGGGCAGATTGTGAGATCTGACATCATTGGGGCTCTGAAGATGCGCACATTTCTAAG TGGAATGCCCGAGTGTAAACTTGGGTTGAATGATAGAGTTCTTTTGGAAGCTCAAGGCCGAGCAACTAAAGGAAAAGCAATAGATCTGGATGATATCAAATTTCATCA GTGTGTTCGGTTGACCAGATTTGAGAATGATAGGACTATATCGTTTGTCCCTCCAGATGGAGCTTTTGATCTAATGACTTACAGACTCACCACACAG GTGAAGCCTCTGATCTGGGTCGAAGCACAAGTTGAGAAGCATTCAAGAAGCCGGATAGAGATTATGGTGAAGGCAAGGAGCCAGTTCAAGGAAAGAAG CACCGGAACAAATGTAGAAATTGAAGTGCCTGTGCCCTATGATGCCACAAACCCAAATATAAGGACTTCAATGGGTTCTGCGGCATATGCACCTGAGAGAGACGCAATGGTCTGGAAAATCAAATCATTTCCTGGTGGCAAG GAATATATGTGTAGAGCAGAATTTAGCCTTCCCAGCATTACCTCGGAAGAAGCAACCCCTGAAAAGAAGGCTCCAATACGTGTGAAATTTGAGATACCCTATTTTACCGTTTCAGGCATTCAG GTTCGTTATCTGAAAGTTATAGAGAAAAGTGGATATCAGGCTCTGCCTTGGGTTAGATACATCACAATGGCTGGTGAGTATGAGCTAAGGCTTATCTGA